Proteins encoded by one window of Streptomyces sp. NBC_01142:
- a CDS encoding NDP-sugar synthase: MKALVLAAGQGSRLGRWTPALPKPFAPVANRPVLAWVLDHLDTAAVEEIGVIVPSNSLALYEQAFGTRTVAGTPVTWLPEHMPLGTGGCLRDQAAFLAGTPAVIVPADIISGVDLRALIAHHARTGAAVTVAAVPRDGQVWQGDVLVPDPDEPGRAAAYAFKPRPGPGTRLGSTGAWLVDPAVFPHIPEGRFCDFSSGVLPRLTGLGLRLGLFDAGEGVYLRDIGTPAKLLTGNQEAVRGLTAAAPRPLSGPAPLIGDGAEVDDQVLIGPGARIGAGASVVGPSVIGANAELGAGAVVTASVILPGGRVSAGARIDAEVVGTGEQALQALLDYAPFGGTR; this comes from the coding sequence ATGAAGGCGCTGGTACTGGCCGCCGGCCAAGGCAGCCGGCTCGGCCGGTGGACGCCCGCTCTGCCCAAACCCTTCGCTCCGGTGGCCAACCGACCGGTGCTCGCCTGGGTGCTGGACCACCTGGACACCGCAGCCGTCGAGGAAATCGGCGTCATCGTGCCCAGCAACTCCCTGGCCCTGTACGAGCAGGCCTTCGGCACGCGCACCGTCGCGGGCACCCCGGTGACCTGGCTTCCCGAGCACATGCCGCTGGGCACGGGTGGCTGCCTGCGCGATCAGGCAGCGTTCCTCGCCGGGACACCGGCCGTGATCGTGCCCGCGGACATCATCTCGGGAGTCGACTTGCGCGCCCTGATCGCCCATCACGCCCGGACGGGTGCGGCGGTGACGGTGGCGGCGGTGCCCCGGGACGGGCAGGTGTGGCAGGGAGATGTCCTGGTCCCGGATCCCGACGAGCCGGGGCGCGCTGCCGCGTACGCGTTCAAGCCGCGGCCCGGCCCCGGGACGCGACTGGGGTCCACCGGGGCGTGGCTCGTCGACCCGGCGGTCTTCCCCCACATACCCGAGGGCCGGTTCTGCGACTTCTCCAGCGGAGTACTCCCCCGCCTGACGGGGCTCGGGCTGCGGCTCGGACTGTTCGACGCCGGCGAAGGGGTGTACCTGCGCGACATCGGCACCCCGGCGAAGCTGCTGACCGGCAACCAGGAAGCCGTACGCGGGCTCACGGCCGCCGCCCCGCGCCCGCTGTCCGGCCCCGCCCCCCTCATAGGTGACGGCGCCGAAGTCGATGACCAGGTACTAATCGGGCCGGGGGCCCGGATCGGCGCCGGCGCGAGCGTCGTCGGCCCCTCCGTCATCGGGGCGAACGCCGAGCTCGGCGCCGGAGCGGTCGTGACGGCATCCGTCATCCTCCCCGGCGGGCGCGTCTCAGCCGGGGCCCGCATTGATGCGGAGGTCGTCGGGACGGGCGAGCAAGCCCTCCAGGCGCTGCTGGACTACGCCCCCTTCGGCGGCACACGGTGA